taaccaacatataattttgatttttataattttttagatttgcAAACTCAACTGAACTTACAAAACATGGATTCATGTTTTATCGGTATAATTTGTTCCTCGTATAATACAGATACTACAACAATGGTAAGAAAACAAATAACAGAAGTACTTACTAGCATGAAAGGCACTTTTTCTGCTGGATCCTGGCAAATTGAGCACAGGAAAAAATAACGACAATGtggaaaatgaaataataatttgtaaatcacAGTGctagaaattcaaaaatttgcttAACCTAAACCAAACAACAAATTTTAACACTGTATCCgtcaattatgattattatttaataatttaaattgaacttATTTGTTCATAagttagagaaaaaaaatatagaattaatatatttgtatatacatttatttacccaatatttatatatcacaATAAAAAGCATAActgcacaaaaaaaataaatgataatacaattcTACTAAGATTCTtattgaaatcattatttttaaaaattttaaattatgattcactttttaaaactaataataaaattaaacgaatagttgcttaaatattttaaaagtgtataaataagttaaaataatttccacAGTGCCTcatattgtttgaatttattttttaatgtttacgaCTTGAATTATTGAAATGTCTACCTTTAGCTAATTACAgatgaacaaatattttggaATGAATTTCTGTGAGTGTTGAACTAcaacacaatttaataaaattattttatttttatcatcatacTTGTGAATGATTTTGATTCcgtttatttttctttgaaaatgtTGGTCTAAAAAGTGTTTTTCCTCAATTTATGctacacttaaaaataattaattattatttatttgttcaattatattttgttaaagtatcataattttttctttataaatttaataacttgCGTAGAGTTATTCAACTAGAATTTTCGGAATATTTTTATGACATATTAACTCAATAAATACCCATTCAATGTATTAAAAAGCTATAACTAAGTAGTGAATAATgttagtgttttattttaagctAGCTATTATATTGATTCTTTATTTTCATAAGatcttaaaatacctaaatgtTGTAATTGAATCAGTTGTAACGTagtaagaaatatttatagtaatattgtattgttctaGATGAAAGAAATGAAAACAGTATGCTTTCAAGCTAAACAAATAAATGGTATGGTGCACAGAATAGATGTTAAATTTCAGGTTGCACCTACAACCTGTACCAGCCAATTGTCATTTggagtaattattttttttataatcttatatttaatcaaatacttctatgcataataattatataatttcaaggTCTGTTACttcccagacagcaattttttgattaataatattattataacattgtaataatgaataatattagtataacgttattgtaatactattataatattagtataacgttattgtaatactattataatattattacaaaatgctgtctgggttggtataaacataattaattttttcttaaatttatatataaacgatACATATCGTTGGGAGTAGTTGGATCCCTCTTTCTTATATCTTTAAATATGTCGTATTagacaaattgttattaattattcctATTGCTTTATAgccttatatttattactttaaattgttttggttgtaaatctataaatttgaaatttttactattacattaaataaataaatatatataataattaacatttaaattttataaatgtatacaaaataatgtggGTATTTTCTACCTTTgcattaactaaaaaaaaaaattcctaaaatCTACTTGCaagtcattttaatattaaacttacaacctatttatttaatgattcaatgttttttttttacattaataattgttaagcACTTGGTATCAAATTAAAAGTAATTGATAGGtttgtacaataatacattttttagttaagcaaattaaaatcatataacaAAATTCTGAAACCAGAattgtcaataatttaaattgttgttcgAGAAGTATTTACAACAAGAAACCGATCTAGAATTTGGTTGTACATagagatttaaaaaatgtaatgtacagtttaatattttatctaattataatttttggcatatataaaaattatttttatataaatctgATTAAAAACGTATCTGTAAATATaactaattcatttttataccatTAGGTAATTGTAAAACACATAGAAACATTGTATGAcgaactcataaaaaattataatgaagcaAATGAAGGTGATATAAGTCCAATGGCTCAGCTTCATAATGATTCAGGTAAATTCCATCACGAAAagaattaattaagaaaatgaTTCTTTCTAAACTATCATTATTGTGTTGTTATTAAATTGACTACTTatgtattacattaaataaatggaaatgttttaataataatttggtttcTAGTATACACATTGTCTGGAATACATATGCTAGAAACAGTGGCTAAACCTATGTTGCAAATGTTAGAAACGCAACGTGAAAGTTCGACTAAAAGAATTCAAAGTCTTCAAACAAAACTAGACCAGCTATCATTGGGTATTAATGATGAGCATTATTGTGACGGTACAAACAAAACTTATGATGATCAAGAAAATAGTGATGATTCCGATGACAGCTTTAGCACATCAGTACCAACAATTAATCAACCTAAAGAAACTAAGAAAGGGAACAAGTCCAGTATGGTATCCTCTCCCGTTTAAATTCATGAACAATAAGCAGTTTCAGCAGAATTATACTTAATGAattcaataactattttattttatcattaccagtcatttttttttaaatatatttattgtacctatacataaagcAGGTATtgtttgaatgtttttttttaccaatagtCTTAATACTATACCTTTAATTGGTCAGTCTTAAGCAAAAGTGTGTATTCGTTTGAGTGTAGGCCGAGAATAAATTTTGTAGAtggtaaacattttgattttcataatagcattgagtatatattgtatagagaAACAAATGTACTATAAAAATGTCCTACGCTCCCAGGAAGGTGGCTAATAGATGGCGCATGGAAAAATTTGTCGAGGAGGCGAAAACAGTGTAGTAATTCTaccttttaataattattgtacacaatCGCAAGGGtcaaattaatcattataatatttacctttatTCTAGAATAGcaggaaaattaattattattattattatgtcaaacaGATAAATTAATTGAGATATCTAGAAACAACATTGAACATTAATAGGACGTGGATCCCACATGTGTTCGTTCCGTACATACGTCAACTACTTAACATAGTAAATTTCAAGCACAGCAGATCACGTAGCTCAGCCCCATTAGTTTAAAActaagagtgaattgacctcttataaaatataaatgtaaaactattatctaggcaatagcataggttttttaatatattttaattttaaagcaagttataagtattttaagatgtggaaacaatttacaatttttaaatactcaaaactcgctataaaattaatatataattaaccatggctaaatatataggtatgatcgcattgagacgcattttcgttatgggctgcgcacgtacaatattattgcatGTTTTAGCATGGAAAGGAATATCAGCTGGCagtgatttttggatttatttagcCAAGAAATTAATAACTTGTATGGTTTTGTTAGCAAATAAATCGAAGTGATAAAATTCACTGCCAGTGGCGGCCATGACACCTGCGTatcacaaataattaatttaatttttaaatttggtctAGAGGAGCTGATTTTTGGTCAGGGCTAGTTCAACCCTAGCTTTAAGCCTATCCATCATATGTCCAACCAAAAAGGCCTGAATCATTtctaacaattacattttttagtataaatagtttaaacttttaaaggatgaaagaaatattgtttatgtatgacaaagtatttaataccatataaaatgtattatattcggtattaaatttaacaccaacgATTATTACATACTGTCAGGTAGTTTAATTTGGTAATAAATGATTTACAACACTGAATTTAAcaccaatattatatacatgcacatatatatatgtgtaaatatatgttaatatatatatatatatatatatatataagtatataatataatataatataaatttaaaataaacgcgATGCTTAATTGTATaacttgtaattaaataaatcatacatgaagatattttacttaattttgaacacaatattatagagaagagttcattataattatggttaaggatatatttaattatttaacaatatataccAAAATGTCCCAGACTCAGGAATTCCCAGTCACCCAGCTCAAGTATACCTCCACTTAAGACTAActacagtacataatattttgtgtacaaaCCAGTTGAACAATTTACACCTACatgtagtataaaattataaactatgcaATTAATTAACTAATGAAATTACAGTAAACTAATTAAATAGGAAACAATTGAAATACACAACCCGTTAAGACTACCTACTATGTAACTAGAATAATGTAACATTAGATGGGGCCGATTAAAAATACCAGGAGGGTATCCACTAGGTTGGTATTCCAGCATTTCCGAGACATTTGGCGTACATagtgcattaatattataaataatttattgtaaacagtttaaaaacataatacagtataatacagtaataaaataatatggtgaaatgtttaatagtatttttttgataaataaacaaaattgcaCTTGAACTTTCTCATCTcaatttcaataacattttattagttttgtaaatataatatggagataacattcgttttttttttttttttattagggaattaacaatttctattttatcAACAATCAACATTCTTtactaactaatataaatattgttctagCATTAccaattcaacttttataatttttgaagtcacaaatcatattatattttaaataaacgcgCTGTTTAGTACGTTACTGCGTatctttaaatcaaaaatatttaatatttatttaaattgagatTTTATaaaggaaaaattataaaatacttgtacactgtacataataagtatactaaaaatactattaaactttacagataactattaataatatataccacagataaacaaataactatgaaatgtataatagaaataataaaaataataactattattattaattaaacaatgtacaaattaatagtacaattttataacattgttttcttacaaaatctatattgaaacattaaatattagaGGGAATGTATTTGGGACGagaaacaaattaatttcaatataaatacaaattgaataacattttgattcaaaaaaaaaaaataaacaataataattaatatattattataattaaaaaagtgccatttttagataaaaatttacattatatttataaaaataataactaaatatgaAATTACAACGTGTatcgttaaataataatcaatttgtaaaaaataatttatagtagatgaagttcttgtaaaaatgttatggtttgatttttaagtttaattgatCGATTAAATTTGGCTATtcatctttttttgttttttttttttatataatatatttctaactTGTAAAtcttccaatattttaaaaattattttcatactgctaaattgattttttttagcaaatAAGAAAACTTCTAACCAATAACTTACACAGTTCTTAGCATGCGTTAATTTGTTAtttggtcttttttttaattataacttatctGGATCTGTATAGTAgtgtataatacttatattattatataaaatgtttgccatttagtattatttacagTAAGGAACCTACAGTTAACTAcatgaaataatttagtatacaattttttctcaaaatagATTTCCTTGTATAACTTagaaatattaagtatacacagacagtaaaaatattcaactttgtAGTTCTCAACAAATGCTTAAgaatacaaatttcaaaaattatatgcCACGTGCTATTTGTCTAATAACAAATAGCAATTTCACTCATAAACCAATATATTAGGTTTGGTTTGtgttaatatgtaggtaaccccaatatagttttaatctaaattttgataaataggaattgaaatattttatgatttaacatttacataataaatatagactTAACTAGTCATTAAAGAGATATCATTCAAATGTTGCcacataaacaattattacaattcttagaataaattatattttaagacatgggatcaattattttttttaactaaccacaatttataactaataaacataaaataattataaatatatcgaaATTTCATTAAGAAAAATTGAGTTCGCCAATTGGTATTTGCTtaaaaaacatgtattttacAACTAAATggcaaaattattaacaattaaaatgaatttatatttgatgtaata
This genomic window from Metopolophium dirhodum isolate CAU chromosome 1, ASM1992520v1, whole genome shotgun sequence contains:
- the LOC132935476 gene encoding lys-63-specific deubiquitinase BRCC36-like, which codes for MSKQLDQLTDVFISDEVLLMCHNLALLTEKEEVAALLIGQKIIHENGTTVSVTALSIPPRGEIKKDRVEIMSEDLVNAMEDAKHFSHVKGANLNVIGWYHSHPHITVWPSNVDLQTQLNLQNMDSCFIGIICSSYNTDTTTMMKEMKTVCFQAKQINGMVHRIDVKFQVAPTTCTSQLSFGVIVKHIETLYDELIKNYNEANEGDISPMAQLHNDSVYTLSGIHMLETVAKPMLQMLETQRESSTKRIQSLQTKLDQLSLGINDEHYCDGTNKTYDDQENSDDSDDSFSTSVPTINQPKETKKGNKSSMVSSPV